The Desulfobacterales bacterium genome includes the window ATATAAAATTTATACTTATTTGCTAAAAATTCAATATATGTTTTAGAATGAGCGTATCTACCCGTTGGATTTAGTGCATAATCATCTTTTTGAGAAAGCTCTATTGAAAAAATAAATAATGCATTATCTGCAGCACTTTTGTAAACGGCATCAAATAAATACTTCAAATTCCCTAAATAAACAAGTACATCAGATGCTATAAATACATCGTATTTTAAATCAGTCGAACGTAAAAAATCTACAATTTCGCTTATGTGAAAATCATCATATATGTTTTTTTTCTTAGCTTCTCCGATCATTTTGTCTGATACATCAACACCAGTAAGATGGGCGGCTAAATCTCTGAAAGATAATCCTGCAAGCCCTGTGCCACACCCCAAATCTATTATATTCTGAAAGGACGAAGTTTTTTTGTGACATTCTTTATTTATAAAAGGCTCAATGATTTCCCTTAACAATGTTGGGACTTGATATTCTAAAAATTCTGAAAGATGCTCTTCAAATTTTTTTGAATACCCGTCAAACATTAATTTTACATACTCTTTTGGAGCGCCTTCAGATTGATTCCCGCTCAAAGCATTAAGCATATGTTGAGCATAAAAATTTTGAGGTTCTAATTCTATTACCTTTTTAAAGGTTGAAATAGCTCTGTCTTTGTCTCCCATATCCTTTAATGAAATAGCGAGGTTACAATAAGCTGTTACATAATCGGGCTTAATTTGAATGACTTGATTATAGCAGGAGATAGATTCGTCTAATCTTCTTTGAAGAACGAAAATATTGCCGAGATTATTATGGGCTTCAAAATAATTAGGATTAAAAGAAATTGCTTTTTTAAAGGCATTTTCAGCTTCTTTTAACATGTCTTTATTTTTATACGCGAGTCCAAGACTATTATAGGTTTCTGGAATATTGGGATTATCATCAATCGCTTTTTGATAATATTTTATTGCCAATTCCCACTCATTCTTTGTTTCATAAGCGTTTCCAAGCTTTATATAAATGCTATCAAATTTAGGATTTATGGATACTACTGATTGAAAAGCTTTTATTGCTTCATCAATTTCACCTATGTCATTAAGGGTAATTCCCAAGTTATAATGGGCTTCAGCATAATTAGGATTTATTGAAATCGCACGCTTATAGTATTCAATGGATTTATTAACATCTTTTTTTAATTTAAAAATAAGGCCAATATTATTATGGACTTCCGGTAAGTTGGGATTGATTGATATTGCATGTTCGTATAATTTTAAAGCTTCATCAATTCTGCCGAGCAATTTTAGCAAAGCAGCAAGATAATTGTAAAGATTTGTATCTAAAGGATTTTTTTGAATAGCATGATTCAAAAGGTTAATAGATAATTCCATTTTTTCTAATTTGTATGCTATTCCTCCTAATATATGGAGCAAATGAGCATCTTCTGGTAAATCCATGATTATTTGATTAAAAATGCTTTCAGCCTTATCAGTCATTCCCTTATTTAAGAGATCTATTGTGATAGCTATAGCGTTTTCACAGCTAATAGAGTACGTAGTCATAACTTTGATCCTATTAAGCTTCTTTTTATAAGCCGTTATGGAATATTTATAATTTATTCTATTATTTCCCAAAAGGTTATTTCAACGGGTTCTGCTAAATCTTCATTATAATTAATCCAAAAATTTTTAATATGGTCAGATGCAAGGTGTTTTGCTACCGCTTTTTTATCTTTCCAAATTTCATAAAACAAAAAATTTCCCTTTTTATCAGCTTCTCTATGAAATTGGTATTTAATACAGGATTCATCGCCTTTAAGTTGATCCACGAAATTAAGTAATTCAGCTTCAATCTCTTTTTCTTTGCCATTTTTTGGACTAATTTTAATTAATACGACAATTTTTTTATCTTCCATATTTATTACACTCCCAATAATTTATTTTTTAATGTTGCATCTACTGGATTTTGGCCTAACCAAATTCCAAATAAAGCTTTTTTAAATTCATAGTTATTATCTATTTTACCCATTGACGTGTCATTTTTAAGAACATCTATTCCATCTTCTGGGATATATATCATGTCAAAGTAATCATTTTTTTTAATTTGAGCGAGAGCTTCATAAAGTAACTGGGTTTCTTTTTTAAATTTTTCAATACCACTTCCAACAGATTTTTGAAAGCCTTCTTCAATGGCTCCGATCATCTGTTTGCTTGAAAGCTTATCATAAAGAATATGAAGCCTCATAGCCATTGGTTCCGCTAAATTAATAATCTTTTCAGCGTCAGTCTGTTTTTCTTTAAGGTAGAGAGCTCCTACATAAATTTTAATCATAAATTTTTTTCTAATTCCAGCTCCATTACATATAAGTGATGAATCGTTATAAGTAATAGTTTTTGGCACTTTAATGTTTGCAATATCAATTGACTCCATTTTAAACTCCTTTCTTTATAATTTTATTTTCTAACTTTTCCGCGAGATAAAGATGCAAATATTCCCATAAAACAAAACGCTACAAATATAAATAATATAATATGAATGCTGTAAAGCAAAGAAGGAAATATTTCTTTAGTTATAGGCTTTCTACCCATAAAAATGGCTAAAACCAAAGTAGCGACTCCCATACTGAATATTTGGCCTAATACTCGCATTGTTCCAGCAGAACCTGAAGCGAGACCTAAAAATTTTTTTTCAACAGAACTCATTATTGCATTCATATTCGGGGACGAAAATAAAGCAAATCCGAATCCTAATAGCATAAGACATGCTATTATGTAGATTAGTCCGGTAGATTCACTTATTGTAGTTAGAAATAGTATTCCTAAGCTGGTTATTCCCATTCCTATGGATGCAATGATTCTTGGCTCAATTTTATCAGATAGTTTTCCTGCAAATGGTGAAAAAAGAGCCATCATTATCGGCTGGCTCATCAGAATAGTTCCAGCACTTTGGGGATTATAGGCCTTAATATATTGCAAATAAAGACTTAATAAAAATGTTACTCCAAAAGTTGAGCTATAATGTATTAATGCTGCTAAATTTGACAGCGCAAATGTCTTATTATTTTTAAATAAATATACTTCAAATACAGGATGTTTTATTCTTGTTTCCCACATTATAAAAATTATTAGGCCGATACATCCGGATAAAATAATCCAAATACTGTCGTATGAAGGAAGATTGGAAAAACCGTAAATTATAGCGATAAGGGTAGCTCCGTATAGAAAAGCTCCTTCAATATCAAATTTTTCTTCTTTAGCATCAGCCCATTCGCCTTTCAATTTTAATAAAATTAATATAACTATAGCAATGCATAACAGGAAGTTTAACAAAAAAAGACTTCTCCATGTAAAGTGCTGGGTTAATATGCCTCCAATAAATGGCCCTGTAGAAAGCCCAATATAAACCGCAGAAACACTTATACCAAGAACTTTCCCCCTTTCATTGGGAGGAAAAACAGAAACTAAAATAGCCATACCTGTACCATATATCATACCACTTCCAACTCCTTGAAAAGCTCTGAAAATAATAAGCATGTAAGATGAAGTTGCTAAGGCGGAAAACAAAGAAGATATTGAAAGAATAGTAAATCCTATAATTAACATTTTTTTTCTACCATAAATGTCTGCTAAACGTCCAAAAGGAACTAAAGATACCCCAGCTGCAAGTAAATAAGATGTAGCCACCCAGCTTAATAAAACCGCATCAATTGAAAAATATTTTTGAATTGCAGGAAGGGCTA containing:
- a CDS encoding chalcone isomerase family protein, whose protein sequence is MESIDIANIKVPKTITYNDSSLICNGAGIRKKFMIKIYVGALYLKEKQTDAEKIINLAEPMAMRLHILYDKLSSKQMIGAIEEGFQKSVGSGIEKFKKETQLLYEALAQIKKNDYFDMIYIPEDGIDVLKNDTSMGKIDNNYEFKKALFGIWLGQNPVDATLKNKLLGV
- a CDS encoding antibiotic biosynthesis monooxygenase, with protein sequence MEDKKIVVLIKISPKNGKEKEIEAELLNFVDQLKGDESCIKYQFHREADKKGNFLFYEIWKDKKAVAKHLASDHIKNFWINYNEDLAEPVEITFWEIIE
- a CDS encoding MFS transporter, which translates into the protein MMSSVNVALPAIQKYFSIDAVLLSWVATSYLLAAGVSLVPFGRLADIYGRKKMLIIGFTILSISSLFSALATSSYMLIIFRAFQGVGSGMIYGTGMAILVSVFPPNERGKVLGISVSAVYIGLSTGPFIGGILTQHFTWRSLFLLNFLLCIAIVILILLKLKGEWADAKEEKFDIEGAFLYGATLIAIIYGFSNLPSYDSIWIILSGCIGLIIFIMWETRIKHPVFEVYLFKNNKTFALSNLAALIHYSSTFGVTFLLSLYLQYIKAYNPQSAGTILMSQPIMMALFSPFAGKLSDKIEPRIIASIGMGITSLGILFLTTISESTGLIYIIACLMLLGFGFALFSSPNMNAIMSSVEKKFLGLASGSAGTMRVLGQIFSMGVATLVLAIFMGRKPITKEIFPSLLYSIHIILFIFVAFCFMGIFASLSRGKVRK
- a CDS encoding tetratricopeptide repeat protein, which gives rise to MTTYSISCENAIAITIDLLNKGMTDKAESIFNQIIMDLPEDAHLLHILGGIAYKLEKMELSINLLNHAIQKNPLDTNLYNYLAALLKLLGRIDEALKLYEHAISINPNLPEVHNNIGLIFKLKKDVNKSIEYYKRAISINPNYAEAHYNLGITLNDIGEIDEAIKAFQSVVSINPKFDSIYIKLGNAYETKNEWELAIKYYQKAIDDNPNIPETYNSLGLAYKNKDMLKEAENAFKKAISFNPNYFEAHNNLGNIFVLQRRLDESISCYNQVIQIKPDYVTAYCNLAISLKDMGDKDRAISTFKKVIELEPQNFYAQHMLNALSGNQSEGAPKEYVKLMFDGYSKKFEEHLSEFLEYQVPTLLREIIEPFINKECHKKTSSFQNIIDLGCGTGLAGLSFRDLAAHLTGVDVSDKMIGEAKKKNIYDDFHISEIVDFLRSTDLKYDVFIASDVLVYLGNLKYLFDAVYKSAADNALFIFSIELSQKDDYALNPTGRYAHSKTYIEFLANKYKFYIREAKDAKLRKEKKQWVAGCIFVLQKI